The bacterium genome segment CAACTTGCTCCCACAGGCAGCGGGTGCTAGCATACAGCCGGGACACCATGAGGGCTCTGCCCTCCCTGACGTCTGCCTTGTCGTCTCAGCAACGCAAAGCTTTCGTCAGGCGGTGTCCCTTATCTTTTCAGCCCGTTTTCAGGCTCGTGCGTAAGTCCTGTTAATTAGTTACTGGCACGTGCCACTCTGGAGCACGACCGGCGATCCGTTGAAAAGGCAGCCTGAGCGGAAGACGGCAATACTAGAAACGAGCAAGTAATTCGCGTATTTGGGGTTGTTCTGGATCACAAGTCTCAGTCCAAGTGAGTCATAGTAGAGCACTTTCAAACTAGCGGGGGCAGGGGATTGGATCTTGTGGCTTGTGAGTTCCACTCGGGACGGTTCGCCCAGAGCAACTCGGACATCGAACTCTGTACTGCCGAGATGAACCCCTTGTAAGACGTACCTCGGGTCGAACACCACGCCGATCATGATAGCTTCACCGGTCGACGAGAGGACCACAAAAAGTCCCCGGTAATTCGTGGAGGATTGCCAACCCAGCGTGAGATGTACTCCGTCGTCCCGAGAGACTTGCTTTGCTGGTCCCAGCAGCCGTTCAAACTCCTCACGGCGCATCCCCAGTTTCAGATCGCCGATGTCCTGACCCGGCGTGATGACAAATTTGCTAGAGCTCTGAGTGGTCTGAGGAGCTCGCTGCCCCGGCGGCGGATTGGCAACGTTCACGCTCCCATACAGGCCCCCCAAGGCGGAGGTGAGGAACGGCTTGGCGGCATCGATGGCCGTCGCAAAGGACGTGGCCAGGTTGGTCCCCACTTGGTTGCCGAGCACCGCACGCACGACGCCGATCACCTGGCCTTGCAGGGTGAGGACCGGGCTGCCGCTGCTCCCGGGCCCCACCGGCGCTTGGATCTGTAATGCTCCGCCGCGAACGGAGTTGACGATACCCTGGGTCACGGTGGCGGTCTCGGCGCCCACTAAGTCGGCCCGCGGGAAGCCAATCACCACGATCTCTTGGCCTACCTGCACGTTGCCAGATCCGCCAAGGGGCAACGGACGGATGGACAAGAGAGAGCTGTGCAGGAGCGCTATGTCATTGTCCGCGTCGGCGTTAGCTAATTTGACCTCGATCGGCGGATGGTCAGGACACAGCACGCGCAGCCGATCGGCGCCCTGGGCTAGATGATGCGAGGTGAGGACGTACCCGTCGGCGACCACGAACCCGGTCCCCGAGGTTGTCCCATTC includes the following:
- a CDS encoding serine protease, giving the protein MQSVAAAAGQSVCIVLAERGNGTTSGTGFVVADGYVLTSHHLAQGADRLRVLCPDHPPIEVKLANADADNDIALLHSSLLSIRPLPLGGSGNVQVGQEIVVIGFPRADLVGAETATVTQGIVNSVRGGALQIQAPVGPGSSGSPVLTLQGQVIGVVRAVLGNQVGTNLATSFATAIDAAKPFLTSALGGLYGSVNVANPPPGQRAPQTTQSSSKFVITPGQDIGDLKLGMRREEFERLLGPAKQVSRDDGVHLTLGWQSSTNYRGLFVVLSSTGEAIMIGVVFDPRYVLQGVHLGSTEFDVRVALGEPSRVELTSHKIQSPAPASLKVLYYDSLGLRLVIQNNPKYANYLLVSSIAVFRSGCLFNGSPVVLQSGTCQ